In Deltaproteobacteria bacterium, the following are encoded in one genomic region:
- a CDS encoding uroporphyrinogen-III synthase, with product MASASTLTSDAQQGLAGRRIVVTRARAQANALAQRIEELGGEIFEFPTIEIQPPEDFTAFDAAVRNIESYDWLIFTSVNGVAPFLDRLGRCGKDEGLLAGINVGAIGPETAKTLEGAGIKAELVPQQFQAEGILETLSPAMMRGKRVLMPRAAKAREILPDTLRQWGATVDVVVAYQTVLPAPDTAPLARLIHARAIDAITFTSSSTVSNFVRLFQQQKLSEIVGDTPLACIGPITAKTVSDLGGTAQIVAQEFTIPGLVAALVDFFGRSDRSPRRGSEA from the coding sequence ATGGCATCGGCTTCAACGCTAACTAGCGACGCCCAACAGGGGCTGGCCGGACGGCGCATCGTGGTCACCCGCGCCCGCGCACAAGCAAACGCGCTTGCTCAGCGCATTGAAGAATTGGGCGGCGAAATTTTTGAGTTTCCGACGATTGAAATTCAGCCGCCGGAAGATTTCACCGCCTTCGACGCCGCGGTGCGTAATATTGAAAGCTACGATTGGTTAATCTTCACCAGCGTCAATGGAGTCGCGCCGTTTCTCGATCGCTTGGGGCGATGTGGCAAAGACGAAGGGTTGCTCGCAGGTATCAACGTCGGCGCCATCGGCCCCGAGACGGCGAAGACCTTGGAAGGGGCTGGGATCAAGGCCGAGCTGGTGCCGCAACAATTTCAAGCGGAAGGGATTCTGGAGACCTTGAGCCCGGCGATGATGCGTGGCAAGCGCGTGCTGATGCCGCGCGCGGCCAAAGCGCGCGAGATCTTGCCGGACACGTTGCGCCAGTGGGGCGCTACGGTGGATGTGGTGGTGGCCTATCAAACGGTGTTGCCGGCGCCGGATACGGCGCCGCTCGCTCGGCTGATTCATGCTCGTGCCATCGACGCGATCACGTTTACGAGCTCGAGCACGGTGAGCAATTTTGTGCGGCTGTTCCAGCAGCAGAAACTTTCTGAGATCGTTGGCGACACGCCGCTGGCGTGTATCGGTCCGATTACGGCGAAGACGGTGAGCGATTTGGGTGGCACGGCGCAGATCGTTGCCCAGGAGTTTACTATTCCGGGATTAGTCGCCGCGTTGGTGGATTTTTTCGGGCGATCCGACCGCTCGCCGCGCAGGGGATCAGAGGCATAA
- the hemB gene encoding porphobilinogen synthase: MDFPSYRPRRLRQNERLRGMVRETALSAQNFIYPLFVGPGNNKVQPVSSMPGVAQLSVDRAVGECQEAASLGIPAVILFGLPEHKDALGSEAYDDGGIVQQAIRAIKAKVPELLVITDVCLCEYTDHGHCGVIKNNDVDNDSTLDLLVKEALSHAGAGADIVAPSDMMDGRVRAIRNALDDAGFHNTPIMAYAAKYASGFYGPFREAAESTPQFGDRRSYQMDPANAEEALREVALDIREGADIVMVKPALAYLDIIYRVKEKFGYPVAAYNVSGEYSMIKAAGQNGWIDEARIMMEVLFAIRRAGADMILTYFAKDAARLLRGQ, translated from the coding sequence ATGGACTTTCCGAGCTATCGGCCGCGCCGTTTGCGGCAGAACGAACGGCTGCGCGGTATGGTGCGCGAGACCGCCTTGAGCGCGCAAAATTTTATCTATCCACTTTTCGTCGGCCCGGGGAATAATAAAGTTCAGCCAGTATCGTCCATGCCGGGTGTGGCGCAGCTTTCGGTGGATCGGGCGGTCGGTGAATGCCAAGAGGCGGCCTCCCTAGGCATACCTGCGGTGATCTTGTTCGGCCTGCCGGAACATAAAGACGCGCTGGGCAGCGAAGCCTACGACGATGGCGGCATCGTCCAACAGGCGATTCGCGCCATCAAGGCCAAAGTTCCCGAGCTGTTGGTGATCACCGATGTTTGTTTGTGCGAGTACACCGATCACGGCCACTGCGGCGTCATCAAAAATAACGATGTCGACAATGACAGCACGCTCGATTTGCTCGTCAAAGAGGCGCTGTCGCACGCCGGCGCCGGCGCCGATATCGTTGCCCCGTCCGATATGATGGACGGCCGGGTGAGGGCGATTCGCAATGCGCTCGATGACGCCGGGTTTCACAATACGCCGATCATGGCCTATGCCGCCAAGTACGCGTCGGGATTTTACGGTCCGTTTCGCGAAGCCGCCGAGTCGACGCCGCAGTTCGGCGACCGGCGGTCGTATCAGATGGACCCGGCCAACGCTGAGGAAGCGTTGCGCGAAGTGGCGCTTGATATTCGCGAAGGGGCCGATATCGTGATGGTCAAACCGGCGCTGGCCTATTTGGATATTATCTATCGGGTGAAGGAGAAGTTCGGCTATCCGGTGGCTGCCTACAACGTCAGCGGCGAATACTCGATGATCAAAGCGGCGGGGCAGAATGGTTGGATTGACGAGGCGCGCATCATGATGGAAGTTTTGTTTGCGATCCGGCGCGCCGGGGCGGACATGATCTTGACCTACTTTGCTAAGGATGCCGCGCGTTTATTGCGCGGCCAGTAA
- a CDS encoding extracellular solute-binding protein has protein sequence MKTFLIAVLWFVIAGIWSQAPAGEAWQANWEKTVAAAKKEGKLNLYVGRYGSEPLLNEFRKEFPEIKLVTVNGSGNSLGTRIITEQRAGYVVADLFSGGANTNYEVLYEGKALDSIKSLLVLPEVIDESKWYEGRIRYTDAEQRHVLVYIANPSSSGFYYNTTLVNPKEFKSYWDLVAPKWKGKIVSQDPLGTGLGASLQHYYYHPELGPDFLKKLFGEMQPTFGRDRRQITDWLAQGRFALCVGCRDTNRAKLQGLPVDEMDQVEWKEGFNITSGGGSISFIKGAPNANAAKVFVNWFLSRRGQVALQKHQDLYGEDAPNSRRMDIPKDMLAASMRMTPGRKYFDVSDPKYADMTPMFNLLKEIVKGREGKTERGG, from the coding sequence ATGAAAACATTTTTGATTGCGGTGCTTTGGTTTGTGATCGCCGGCATTTGGAGCCAGGCTCCGGCCGGTGAAGCGTGGCAAGCCAATTGGGAAAAGACCGTCGCAGCGGCAAAGAAAGAAGGCAAGCTGAACCTTTACGTCGGCCGCTATGGCAGCGAGCCGCTGCTGAACGAATTCCGTAAAGAATTTCCCGAGATCAAATTGGTCACGGTCAACGGTTCCGGCAACAGTCTGGGCACGCGGATCATCACCGAGCAGCGCGCCGGCTATGTGGTCGCCGATCTGTTCAGCGGCGGCGCCAATACCAACTATGAAGTCCTCTACGAAGGCAAGGCGCTCGACTCGATCAAGTCCTTGCTGGTGCTGCCCGAAGTAATCGATGAAAGTAAGTGGTACGAAGGGCGGATTCGCTACACCGACGCCGAGCAGCGCCATGTGTTGGTTTACATCGCCAACCCGAGCTCGTCAGGATTTTACTACAACACGACGCTGGTCAATCCCAAGGAGTTCAAATCCTACTGGGATCTGGTCGCGCCCAAATGGAAGGGCAAGATCGTGTCGCAGGACCCCTTGGGCACTGGCCTTGGAGCCTCGCTGCAGCACTACTACTATCATCCGGAACTGGGTCCCGATTTTCTCAAGAAGCTGTTCGGCGAGATGCAGCCGACGTTCGGACGCGATCGTCGGCAAATCACCGATTGGCTGGCCCAAGGGCGCTTTGCGCTCTGTGTCGGCTGCCGCGATACCAACCGCGCCAAGCTGCAAGGCTTGCCGGTGGACGAGATGGATCAGGTGGAGTGGAAAGAGGGCTTTAATATTACTTCGGGCGGCGGCTCGATCAGCTTCATTAAAGGCGCGCCCAATGCCAACGCGGCCAAGGTCTTCGTCAATTGGTTTTTGTCGCGGCGCGGCCAGGTCGCGCTGCAGAAGCATCAAGACCTTTACGGCGAAGACGCGCCCAATTCGCGGCGCATGGATATCCCCAAAGACATGCTCGCGGCGTCGATGCGCATGACCCCGGGGCGAAAATATTTCGACGTCTCCGACCCGAAGTACGCCGACATGACACCGATGTTCAATTTGCTTAAAGAGATTGTGAAAGGGAGAGAAGGGAAGACTGAGAGGGGCGGATGA
- a CDS encoding nucleotidyltransferase family protein, with the protein MDELPTPLRPFAAILPSGEETLLLRAGLLGDPAAWRQWQSTTQTGFIGHNPAIQKLRLLLSQAHQQHHFPMDKESQPFLRLSYFKEGLRREIYQRLFRSVLERLQQAAIPVIVLKGVALAETVYPPAMRHCHDIDLLLSPLDIALAAESVTELGFHRVAAPQPGPSVRLDHQSRLPLELHTALFQAPHAHQIAGEMLDRAQCHPVFGINATILSPEDSLLHVCAHAFSSSNRYSLRWVSDVWRIGEKHPDLDWQLILACTARAQLSVPLAVTLGYVSETLKAPLPASVIEALLDGASLPSPMVNCNSDRSL; encoded by the coding sequence ATGGACGAACTACCAACACCTTTGCGACCCTTCGCAGCCATCTTACCGAGCGGCGAAGAAACGCTGCTCTTGCGCGCCGGCCTGCTCGGCGACCCGGCGGCCTGGCGCCAATGGCAATCCACCACGCAAACCGGATTCATTGGCCACAACCCCGCAATTCAGAAACTGCGCCTACTCCTCTCGCAAGCGCACCAGCAGCACCACTTTCCGATGGACAAAGAGAGCCAACCCTTTTTGCGCTTATCTTACTTCAAAGAAGGCCTGCGGCGGGAAATCTATCAGCGGCTCTTTCGCAGCGTGCTTGAGCGTCTCCAACAAGCGGCGATTCCAGTGATCGTCCTCAAAGGCGTGGCATTGGCGGAAACCGTCTATCCGCCAGCCATGCGCCACTGCCATGACATCGATCTGTTGCTCAGCCCGTTGGACATTGCGCTCGCGGCTGAGTCTGTCACCGAGCTAGGATTTCACCGAGTGGCTGCGCCGCAACCCGGGCCGTCAGTCCGTTTAGATCATCAATCGCGCCTGCCGTTGGAGCTGCACACGGCGTTGTTCCAAGCCCCGCATGCGCACCAGATCGCCGGTGAGATGCTGGATCGGGCTCAATGCCACCCGGTCTTCGGAATCAACGCTACCATCCTGAGTCCAGAAGACAGCTTGCTGCACGTTTGCGCGCATGCGTTCTCTTCTTCCAATCGCTATTCACTGCGCTGGGTTTCGGACGTTTGGCGTATCGGGGAAAAACATCCGGACCTCGACTGGCAACTGATACTCGCGTGCACGGCGCGCGCGCAATTGTCGGTGCCCTTGGCCGTCACACTCGGATATGTTTCGGAGACCCTCAAAGCGCCGCTTCCCGCGAGCGTGATCGAGGCTCTGCTTGATGGCGCGTCGCTCCCGTCTCCGATGGTCAATTGCAATTCAGATCGTAGTTTGTGA
- a CDS encoding glycosyltransferase family 4 protein yields the protein MQQRGYEFVVVTSHADHDLPDRVESDGISVYRFPFWQALHERNIELLARATKGVFELKRSFKPDLVHLNFPDPTAFFHWQSARAWSAPTLVSLHLALPRAESAQSSLARKTLVSAQWLTAASQALLQQTQLLVPEVTVRATILYPGVRAPSDNTKPLSFDKPSLLCVGRLARDKGFDLVLSAFDQIKQRYPNLRIIIAGDGPARRDLEIQATELGIRARVDFLGWVEPGRIGEILNSATLVLVPSRTEEAFPLVALEAALMARPVVATRVGGLPENIVDHETGLLVEKENPEQLAESVAFLLDHPETASRMGEAGRLRANRLFGLTRYVDESDALYKKVVAGWQQSQQGL from the coding sequence TTGCAGCAGCGCGGCTACGAGTTTGTCGTCGTAACCTCCCACGCCGATCATGACCTTCCCGATAGAGTCGAGAGTGATGGCATCTCCGTCTATCGTTTTCCGTTTTGGCAAGCGCTGCACGAGCGAAATATCGAATTGCTGGCACGTGCGACAAAAGGAGTGTTTGAGTTAAAGCGAAGCTTCAAGCCTGATCTAGTTCATCTAAACTTCCCCGATCCGACGGCGTTTTTTCATTGGCAATCGGCGCGAGCGTGGAGTGCCCCGACGCTGGTATCACTCCATCTCGCATTGCCCAGGGCAGAGTCGGCGCAGTCTTCGCTAGCGCGCAAGACACTCGTTTCGGCCCAATGGCTGACTGCTGCCTCGCAAGCTCTGCTGCAGCAAACCCAGCTACTGGTCCCCGAAGTTACGGTTCGCGCAACGATCCTCTATCCTGGCGTCAGAGCTCCATCTGATAACACAAAACCGCTCTCATTCGATAAACCTAGTCTCTTGTGTGTCGGCCGCCTGGCACGTGACAAAGGATTTGACCTTGTGCTCTCCGCCTTCGATCAGATCAAACAACGGTATCCCAACCTCCGAATCATCATCGCCGGCGACGGACCTGCACGCCGAGATCTTGAGATTCAAGCAACCGAGTTGGGCATTCGCGCGCGGGTGGATTTTCTCGGTTGGGTTGAGCCGGGTCGCATTGGGGAAATATTGAATTCGGCGACCTTGGTTCTCGTGCCGTCTCGCACCGAGGAGGCATTTCCCCTCGTCGCGCTCGAGGCCGCTCTCATGGCTCGTCCGGTAGTTGCCACGAGAGTTGGTGGACTTCCAGAAAACATCGTAGACCATGAGACCGGCCTGCTCGTGGAAAAAGAAAATCCAGAGCAACTCGCAGAGTCAGTCGCCTTCTTGCTCGATCATCCCGAAACCGCCAGTCGCATGGGCGAGGCAGGGCGCCTACGCGCCAATCGTTTGTTTGGACTAACCCGCTACGTAGACGAATCCGACGCGCTTTATAAAAAGGTCGTTGCCGGCTGGCAGCAGAGTCAGCAGGGTTTGTAG
- a CDS encoding glycosyltransferase family 2 protein, protein MALPLVSCIVPVFNGERYLEEALDSILAQNYRPIEIIVVNDGSTDGTARILAGMQGAIRTLQLDNRGPSATRNLGWQAAAGEFVAFLDQDDLWHADKLARQMARFDARPNLDLCIAHAQPFWVDELREEAARLRDHPRAKAVPGYTTGALLAKKKVFERYGGFDDSLWFGDATEWFLRLADRGAIMELMPDVLLYHRMHPANHTRRRTNASKEEFLQIIKTMLDRKRLRDGSVVPYRWPKLDSESDRSGKL, encoded by the coding sequence ATGGCGCTACCTCTTGTCAGTTGCATTGTTCCGGTGTTCAACGGTGAGCGGTACCTGGAAGAGGCCCTCGACAGCATCCTGGCACAGAACTACCGACCCATCGAAATCATTGTCGTGAACGATGGCTCGACGGATGGTACAGCCCGAATCCTCGCTGGTATGCAAGGGGCCATACGCACACTTCAGTTAGACAATCGCGGCCCATCGGCGACGCGTAATCTGGGCTGGCAGGCGGCGGCAGGAGAGTTTGTCGCGTTTCTAGATCAAGATGACCTTTGGCATGCCGACAAACTGGCACGTCAGATGGCTCGCTTCGATGCCCGTCCGAACCTCGATCTTTGCATCGCCCACGCACAACCCTTCTGGGTTGATGAGCTGCGCGAGGAAGCCGCGCGCTTGCGCGATCACCCACGGGCCAAGGCTGTGCCGGGTTATACGACGGGGGCGCTGCTCGCAAAGAAAAAAGTCTTTGAAAGATACGGCGGATTTGACGACTCCCTATGGTTCGGCGACGCGACCGAATGGTTTCTACGCTTGGCGGATCGGGGCGCCATCATGGAACTTATGCCGGATGTGCTGCTCTATCACCGCATGCACCCAGCCAATCATACGCGGCGCCGCACGAACGCCAGCAAGGAAGAATTCCTCCAGATCATAAAAACCATGCTCGACCGGAAACGCTTACGCGATGGCTCGGTAGTTCCCTATCGTTGGCCCAAGCTCGATTCAGAATCGGACCGTTCCGGCAAACTGTGA
- a CDS encoding glycosyltransferase — protein MLAKVNSAALYGAVPDMRPYFANASAMIVPLFQGSGTRFKILEAFASRLPVISTALGAEGLTVKDGKHLLLAETAEEFVEAIASLWNDDHLAQSLAEHGLALVTHHYSQEVAAQRLAAALNSLA, from the coding sequence ATGCTTGCCAAGGTCAACAGCGCAGCTCTGTACGGCGCCGTGCCCGACATGCGTCCTTACTTCGCTAACGCCTCGGCAATGATCGTTCCGCTGTTTCAAGGCAGCGGCACGCGCTTCAAAATCCTCGAGGCTTTTGCGTCAAGGCTCCCCGTCATCAGCACTGCGCTGGGTGCCGAGGGTCTCACCGTGAAAGATGGGAAACACCTGCTCTTGGCAGAAACCGCAGAAGAGTTTGTTGAGGCGATCGCATCGCTCTGGAATGATGATCATCTAGCTCAAAGTTTAGCCGAACACGGCTTGGCGCTAGTCACCCATCACTACTCGCAAGAGGTCGCGGCTCAGCGACTCGCCGCAGCGCTGAACTCCCTTGCCTGA
- a CDS encoding zinc ribbon domain-containing protein, translated as MPLYEYQCTKGHRFEAIQKVNERPLKKCTVCSATAKRAISQPTLLHNAGVHVFDRVTKDDALRARPSSLKSLKKDKF; from the coding sequence ATGCCGCTTTACGAATATCAATGCACTAAAGGCCACCGTTTCGAAGCCATTCAAAAGGTCAACGAACGGCCGCTCAAGAAATGCACCGTCTGTTCCGCAACAGCAAAACGGGCCATCTCACAGCCAACCCTGTTACACAACGCGGGTGTCCATGTTTTCGACCGGGTCACCAAAGACGATGCCCTGCGGGCTCGGCCTTCATCCTTAAAGTCTTTGAAGAAAGATAAGTTTTAA